The Cottoperca gobio chromosome 15, fCotGob3.1, whole genome shotgun sequence genome segment GTAATCATGATGTGTTCATATGTAGTCTtgtgaaatgtagtttttggcgaGTAAGTTGAATAAATACAAGAGATGTTTTcacataaaatagatattatatGAATCATGAGCTGACAAGAACCAGTACCGAGTAATAAAGGAGTATATGATGGAGATATTGTTTATCGTGGTGTCAAATTGGTTTCGAGAATCAtagaatttcactggtattgttATCGACTTCTAAACCTCTGGTATTGAGACATCcctgagcaggaggagcagtcGTGCAGTGCATGGTGGGAACGTTGTGGCGAGTTTGACAAACGGGCCTCAACTCTGTTTCTGTGGAAAACGTTCGACTACAGTCACGTACACAGTGAATGCTGCAGCTGTTTTTCTTATGTATTTGGTATCACACTGCACAGCTTTATTAGGGAAGGctacaataataaaatgcattttgatgACCTTCTTTACCCCAAACTTGTAAATATTTCTGTCTTCTTGAATATCAATTCTGACATAAATTTGCAATGAATTGTGGGTGATTAAACCAGTCTGCAAGACTCTCTGGAAGTCTGCAGACGCTGGAGAGCCCGGTGAAGTCGGGGCATTTGGTGTTTTTCATGCATTCATCAGTTTGCAGGTGTTCTTACCTGGCTGGGAGGGGTAGATGCAGGCGGTGCTGACCACCTTGGGAGGGGGGGAGCCAAGAGGGATCTGAATAGAGCTCTGCTGAGTGGGAGGGGCCTGTTGCGTGGGGGGCTGCTGGTACTGCTGCGGGATTGGCTGCTGGTACTGCTGCTGCATTGGCTGCTGGTACTGCTGCTGCATTGGCTGCTGGTACTGCTGCTGGATTGGCTGGTACTGCTGCTGGATTGGCTGCTGGTATTGCTGCGGGATTGGCTGGTACTGCTGTGGAGGCGGGGCTTGTGGAGCCTGGTGCATGGCAGGCTGACCGTGTTGGCTGGAGAGGGATGAAAAAAACGTTGATTGATCAAAGTGATTCTGTAAAAACGACCTGTCAAACTCACTGAGCTGCAGTTCTGAAAACGTGATCTGATCCAGGACATACACACCCAGACTCACTCTGCACTGCAGTAAAACTGACTAGAACATTTTCTTGGTTTTTGCAATTATGTTTCACCCCCTGatatggatggattactgagcTGGCCAACTGGAGCCAGAGCCAGGTGCCCAAAAGATAAAACaattaccacaaagagacacaaagaatcatcccagagacacaaaacaacaacaaaaagacacaaaacaagcacaaagaaacaaaacaagcacaaagaaacaaaacaagcacaaagaaacaaaacaactacaaagaaataaaacaagcacaaagaaacaaaactacaaagaaacaaaacaactacaaagaaacaaaacaagcacaaagaaacaaaacaagcacaaagaaacaaaacaactacaaagaaacaaaacaactacaaagaaacaaaacaagcacaaagaaacaaaacaagcacaaagaaacaaaacaactacaaagaaacaaaacaagcacaaagaaacaaaacaagcacaaagacacaaaacaagcacaaagaaacaaaacaactacaaagaaacaaaacaactacaaagaaacaaaacaactacaaagaaacaaaacaagcacaaagaaacaaaacaagcacaaagacacaaaacaactacaaagaaacaaaacaactacaaagaaacaaaacaagcacaaagaaacaaaacaagcacaagaaacaaaacaactacaaagaaacaaaacaagcacaaagaaacaaaacaagcacaaagaaacaaaaacaactacaaagaaacaaaacaactacaaagaaacaaacaactacaaagaaacaaaacaagcacaaagaaacaaaacaagcacaaagacacaaaacaactacaaagaaacaaaacaactacaaagaaacaaaacaagcacaaagaaacaaacaagcacaaagaaacaaaacaagcacaaagaaacaaaacaactacaaagaaacaaaacaagcacaaagaaacaaaacaactacaaagaacaaaacaactacaaagaaacaaaacaagcacaaagaaacaaaacaagcacaaagacacaaaacaagcacaaagaaacaaaacaagtacaaagatacaaaacaagcacaaagaaacaaaacaactacaaataaacaaaacaactacaaagaaacaaaacaagcacaaagaaacaaaacaagcacaaagacacaaaacaagcacaaagacacaaaacaagcacaaagacacaaaacaagcacaaagacacaaaacaagcacaaagagacacaacatggtaACATTATTATAATCCATGCCTCCTGTAGTTAAATGAATTTCTTGTGATCTTATCACTTGCAGAAACTCTTTTAGATTCTCAGGACTtcacagtgcacaaacacaaaagacacaaacacaacacaacaacacacacacaacaacacaacacaataatacacaacacacaacaacacaacacaataacacaaaaacaaaaatacacaaacacaaaaacacaacacaacacacaacacaaaacacacaacacacaacacaataacacacaacacaataatacataacacaacacacaacacatagacacacaacacacaacacataacacacaacacaatataaacaacacacaataacacacaaccacaaacacacaatcaccataaccacaacacacaacactaacacacaacacaatgataatacacaacaccaacaacacaacacaataacactataacacaataacacacaatacacaataatacaacaaacacaaaacaacaacacacaacacaataacacacaagacacaataatacaacccacacaataatacaacacacacacaataaaacacacaacacacaacacaataacacacaacacacaacacatgataacacaacacacagacacacacacaatacaccaacacaataatacaacaacacaacaacaaccacaacacataacacataaacacaatacacacaatacacaataatacaccaacacaacacacaacaccagataacacacaacacaataatacacaacacacaataatacacaacacaccacagaacacacaacacacaaacacaataacacacaacacacaacacaataacacaacacacaacacacaacacaataacacacaacacaataatacaacacacaacaacacaacacaataacactataacacaataacacacaatacacaataatacacaacacaacacacaacacacaacacaataacacacaacacaataatacacaacacacaataatacacaacacacaataacacacaacacacaacacaataacacacaacacacaacacaataacacacaacacacaacacaataacacaacacacacacaacacacaacacaataacacaataattAGAGTTAGAGTTTTGGgacattttctgtttccatACTTCATAATTTACATAGAAAAGTGAAACACAATCTGCTGAGGAGAgaaaccaggtgtgtgtgtgtgtgtgtgtgtgtgtgtgtgtgtgtcctcactccAGCCAAAGAACGGCGGCAGGCTCCAGCCCAGGGAGTAGGTCCAGGCGCCCACGAGGATGAAGAAGGccctctttctggacaacacgccgatggaggtcagaggtcgcgTGATGACGAAGTAGCGGTCGACGGCGATCACCGTCAGCGTGATCATGGAGCAGATCCCGAAGAGAGCGCCGCAGAACGCGTACAGCTCGCAGCCTGAAGACACGTGAAGATCTTTGTGCATCACGATGTGAAATACTCACATCAACACTTTTCATTGTGTCAGCGATGAGTCACACAGAAGTTTAGCATTCGACACCGacagcagagaaacaaacactcaCTCCATGAACTCAACTTCCTTCATCACTTCACACTCAGGAAGTGAAACATCAGATCTAACATCTGGTTTATACTGAAAACAgcttcaaacatctggatttattcaactTTCCCTCCAACAACTACGTTTTACAAGatcacatttgaacacatcatgataacgtgataatttaccttcaaccaGCACTCTGagtagagcctgaacgcaccttAAAGCAACTATGTGGAACCGCTGTTCACCGACCCTGGAGAACTCGTGACATCGCTTCCTGCAACACTTGTCAACATCATTCTCTAGGTTATTGAGTTCGCTTTTAGCAAATTGTTCTGAATAtatctagggcttttattgtgaaaggaagGAGTTTAGTGCAGCGGGATCGGCTGCTGACTTTATTGATGGCCAAGAAGTAAAAGCAAAACCATCTGAGAGACGACGAGAGACTTTCATCTTCTTCTGACTACATGTGCGCTCAACAGCAGCTTCATATTAAAATGACCCCGGAGCAGCATCCACTCACAAACCagacaccagtgtgtgtgtgtgtgtgtgtgtgtgtgtgtgtgtgtgtgtgtgtgtgtgtgtgtgtatgtgtgtgtgtgtacctttctCTCCAAAGATCCACCTCTTGTGCATGCTGGTGGTGAAGAAGATGGGCGCCTGTGTGATGCACATCAACAGGTCGGTGATCGCCAAGTTTATGATGAACATGTTGGCCGGCGTCCGCAGGCTGCGActcctgccacacacacacacacacacacacacacacacacacacacacacacacacacacacacacacacacacacacattagtagCATCATATTTGCAACACATCATATCTTTAACTTACTTATTTTAAGCTCTTCAGAAGCATCGtttacaaacattaaaaaaattatatcaattaataaatattataatatgtacagtacatattgcacagttggtgtacgcctggtgttactctgagACAAACCGGTCtcataaattaagtttttatcctttttatctgaagtttgaaggtgaacttgataacacttggttctatgtttctattgtgtatttcagctctggactaccagctgaaccatcttcagacatctttttcaacaaagatattctggcggagtgtattttcttcaaattcagtatattcagaccactattactcagtgccagaagcacttggagtgattcttcactgttttgcaagaacaataagagagttatcttttgaatgagaccaaaatcatgcagctggtgcaaatggttgaagagcagcttttaatttactttgggtgtcgtttgtTGGTATTTTCGGGTAGATtcgcccacactgtaagaggttaactCTCGCTGCTACTCGGCTGTTTGCTCGTATTTAAATGAggtattatagtattatattatacatttctaTGTAAATGAGCCTCATTTCAAAAACAGTTTGTTTCACAAAGGTCAGCAGTGAAATGAAACTTTGAAAAGTACTGAGAAAGTTCTTCATGCCTTTATATCATCCGTCTGCTTTACTGTCACTCTGTAAATCGCAGCTCCAACAAGTTCTAACATCTAGATTTGCAGCTAAAAAACGTCTCATTTCACTGCACATGCAACACTTTtcattttaagatttattttaccAGATTTGTAGCAGAACGGCCTCAAACTTCACCTAAAAGTTCCTGTTAAACAATCATTAACTGCATTATCAACACAAGTGTTGCATCAAAATGTTGTATTAAATACCAAATTAAATGCACGTGTCGGAGTGTTTCAGTACGTTTCAGATGTTTCCGACTTTCCGTGGTGTCCTGAAGGCAGCATAAGGGTCAGAGGAAGAGCGCGACCATATTTGGGCGCAGGAAGTGGTCCTACCTGCTGAAGGCGTATATGACCAGGAAGTTGCCGATCATGCCGGTGATGCCGATGGCGAGGATAACGGAGCCGATGGTGTAGTGGGCGTGGTCGGGCACGTCCGCTGTGGGGAACGGGTGCGGGGCCTCGGGCGCCATCGCCACCTGCAggacaaaacaggaagtgatgaatGTGACGAGGCTGCGGTCGTACAGATCGCATTCATGACTCTCAGGTCTACACGGATACAGATGTTTCTGGATGCACACgaccttcatttaaaaaaaatgtccacACGAGAACGCAAAAACGACGAACAAGTAGGTGGTGATAAAATCTACGTCAACGAAGTGTCAAATACCAGAGAAGAACATTCTGAGCATGCTCAGTGAGTAGCAACAGCAGCATCTTAAAAACCAGAACAAAAGAag includes the following:
- the LOC115020319 gene encoding melanopsin-A-like — its product is MHGGNSESIISCSELEPNCTARSPDTLALSVVSAWSGNGSTVDAYRLVEHQLPASAAPTVAMAPEAPHPFPTADVPDHAHYTIGSVILAIGITGMIGNFLVIYAFSRSRSLRTPANMFIINLAITDLLMCITQAPIFFTTSMHKRWIFGEKGCELYAFCGALFGICSMITLTVIAVDRYFVITRPLTSIGVLSRKRAFFILVGAWTYSLGWSLPPFFGWILRI